From the Musa acuminata AAA Group cultivar baxijiao chromosome BXJ1-2, Cavendish_Baxijiao_AAA, whole genome shotgun sequence genome, one window contains:
- the LOC135610050 gene encoding small ribosomal subunit protein uS11y — protein sequence MSGRKKTREPKEENVTLGPAVREGEQVFGVAHIFASFNDTFIHVTDLSGRETLVRITGGMKVKADRDESSPYAAMLAAQDVAQRCKELGITALHIKLRATGGNKTKTPGPGAQSALRALARSGMKIGRIEDVTPIPTDSTRRKGGRRGRRL from the exons ATG TCTGGACGAAAGAAGACCAGGGAGCCCAAGGAGGAGAATGTGACACTAGGGCCTGCAGTCCGCGAAGGGGAGCAAGTATTTGGTGTTGCTCATATATTTGCATCATTCAATGATACCTTTATT CATGTTACAGATCTTTCTGGGAGGGAAACCTTGGTTCGAATTACAG GTGGTATGAAGGTTAAAGCCGATAGGGATGAGTCATCTCCTTATGCAGCTATGCTTGCAGCGCAAGATGTGGCACAGCGATGCAAG GAACTTGGGATTACTGCTCTGCATATTAAGCTACGAGCTACTGGCGGGAATAAGACAAAAACTCCTGGCCCTGGTGCTCAGTCTGCCCTTAGGGCACTTGCTCGCTCTGGAATGAAAATCGGGCGTATTG AGGATGTGACGCCAATTCCTACTGACAGCACACGCAGGAAGGGCGGCAGAAGAGGAAGGCGGCTTTAA
- the LOC135610032 gene encoding small ribosomal subunit protein eS25w, giving the protein MAPKKDKAAPPSSKPAKSGGGKQKKKKWSKGKQKEKVNNAVLFDQASYDKMLSEVPKFKQITPSVLSERLRVNGSLARRAIKDLMARGAIRMVSAHASQQIYTRATNT; this is encoded by the exons ATG GCGCCCAAGAAGGATAAGGCCGCACCCCCGTCCTCGAAGCCGGCTAAATCCGGTGGAGGCAAGCAGAAGAAGAAG AAGTGGAGCAAGGGAAAGCAGAAGGAGAAGGTGAACAATGCGGTCCTCTTTGACCAGGCGAGCTACGATAAGATGCTCTCCGAGGTTCCCAAGTTCAAGCAGATTACTCCTTCCGTGCTCTCCGAGAGATTGCGG GTTAATGGATCACTAGCAAGGAGAGCAATAAAGGATTTGATGGCAAGGGGTGCTATCAGGATGGTATCTGCTCATGCAAGCCAACAAATCTACACCAGAGCTACTAATACCTAG
- the LOC135612136 gene encoding protein BIC1-like — protein MELHPGSAIVIAPANRGPGVRDELVPSSSSEDPPVKSSEELVDACSKKSTREERAACSTEVTMERVGAHAAEESGRERLKRHRMEMAGRVWIPETWGQENRLKDWIDSSVFDRPLVPKGLVSAREALVEACRRTSSRSRQIRNPC, from the coding sequence ATGGAGCTGCATCCCGGATCCGCAATAGTCATTGCTCCCGCGAATCGGGGACCGGGAGTCCGCGACGAGCTGGTGCCGTCATCATCTTCGGAGGATCCACCGGTCAAGAGCTCGGAAGAGCTCGTCGATGCATGCTCGAAGAAAAGCACTCGCGAAGAGCGCGCGGCGTGCTCGACGGAGGTCACGATGGAGCGCGTCGGAGCCCACGCGGCCGAGGAAAGCGGGCGGGAGAGGCTTAAGAGGCACAGGATGGAGATGGCGGGGCGGGTGTGGATACCGGAGACATGGGGGCAGGAGAATCGACTAAAGGATTGGATCGACAGCTCGGTGTTCGACAGGCCTCTCGTTCCCAAGGGTTTGGTGTCGGCCAGGGAGGCGCTGGTGGAGGCGTGTCGACGGACGAGCTCCCGCTCGAGGCAGATAAGAAACCCATGCTAA
- the LOC103976523 gene encoding alpha carbonic anhydrase 1, chloroplastic, protein MTYVKPFFCLGIASLLLVSACAHDFIQFGYGGANGPDKWGSLSSEYQLCSQGLHQSPINIVKNATAYNQNLGPLTRDYVSTKASLVNNGFSIELRYQESAGRAVVDGKSYSLTQMIWHSPSEHLIDGERFPVELQLIHKSDDGNIAVVAIMYDYGHPDAFLLQIKDEMEKLAMEQCSADQEAQIPLGVVQTRALKRRTRKYFRYVGSLTTPPCTENVTWNILGKVREMTKEQANSLQAPLSQKYRYNARPVQPLNGRCVQLFDETQRNKKPS, encoded by the exons ATGACCTACGTGAAGCCCTTCTTTTGCCTGGGGATTGCTTCCCTTCTTCTGGTCTCTGCCTGCGCCCATG ATTTCATCCAATTTGGATACGGCGGAGCAAATGGACCAGATAAATGGGGAAGCTTGAGCTCAGAATACCAATTGTGCTCTCAGGGGCTCCACCAATCCCCTATCAACATCGTCAAGAATGCGACGGCCTACAACCAAAACCTGGGTCCTCTTACCAGGGATTACGTCTCCACCAAGGCTTCCCTCGTTAACAATGGCTTCAGCATTGAG CTCCGATACCAGGAATCTGCTGGGAGAGCAGTGGTGGATGGCAAGAGCTACAGCCTGACGCAGATGATTTGGCATTCACCTTCCGAGCACTTGATCGATGGAGAACG GTTCCCGGTGGAGCTTCAGCTGATCCACAAGAGCGACGACGGCAACATCGCGGTCGTCGCCATCATGTACGACTACGGCCACCCCGATGCCTTCCTCCTCCAG ATCAAGGATGAGATGGAGAAACTGGCCATGGAGCAGTGCTCGGCAGACCAAGAAGCGCAGATCCCGCTCGGTGTCGTCCAAACCAGGGCCTTGAAGCGCCGCACTCGCAAGTACTTCCGATACGTCGGGTCTCTCACCACGCCCCCCTGCACCGAGAACGTCACATGGAACATCCTCGGCAAG GTGAGGGAGATGACCAAGGAGCAGGCGAACTCGCTTCAAGCGCCTCTGAGCCAGAAGTACCGCTACAACGCGAGGCCGGTGCAGCCGTTGAACGGCAGGTGCGTGCAGCTCTTCGACGAGACCCAGCGTAACAAGAAGCCGTCCTGA
- the LOC135610044 gene encoding protein FANTASTIC FOUR 1-like yields MAACGSLSSLFEKPRPENPTLMESLSSWSQIMAKKPVDNACSFTEIFGELHFQEKPAPPPDSNHGFPLKSSDKLQLCTERLGSESSDDVDDLVEEDGDDRGSDRWKEKQAVVGGGHPNNCSDVRTRTGGFPPPISSIGKSGKPWIYFKSYRHEGRFVLREIRIPTKEFLHASREDGRLKLQLVHPDEEIPEGDEEEDDDDDDEEEEEEEEEEEEEEEEEEEEDGEEAEEEEDKTKAIQGNVD; encoded by the coding sequence ATGGCAGCCTGTGGTAGCTTGAGCTCCTTGTTTGAGAAGCCGAGGCCGGAAAACCCGACGCTGATGGAGTCCCTGTCATCCTGGAGCCAGATCATGGCCAAGAAGCCGGTGGACAATGCCTGCAGCTTCACCGAGATCTTCGGCGAGTTGCACTTCCAAGAGAAGCCCGCGCCGCCTCCGGATTCCAACCACGGTTTCCCTCTGAAGAGTTCGGACAAGCTGCAGCTCTGCACCGAAAGGCTCGGCTCGGAGAGCTCTGATGATGTTGACGACCTGGTCGAGGAGGATGGTGATGACCGGGGCAGCGATCGTTGGAAGGAGAAGCAGGCCGTGGTTGGCGGTGGACATCCGAACAACTGTTCTGATGTGAGGACGAGGACGGGTGGCTTTCCGCCTCCCATTTCTTCTATCGGGAAGAGCGGCAAGCCATGGATCTACTTCAAGTCTTACAGGCATGAGGGGAGGTTTGTTCTGAGGGAGATCAGAATCCCCACCAAGGAATTCTTGCACGCTTCGCGCGAAGATGGCCGGCTCAAGCTGCAACTAGTCCACCCGGATGAGGAAATCCCTGaaggagatgaagaagaagatgatgatgatgatgatgaagaagaagaagaagaagaagaagaagaagaagaagaagaagaagaagaagaagaagaagacggagaagaggcagaggaggaagaagataagACAAAAGCTATCCAAGGCAATGTTGATTAA
- the LOC135610030 gene encoding uncharacterized protein LOC135610030 yields MGCVSSKLLVREDDEEANHVVFLTSTTYGVLNLDRNEAGGKREDDEEEGREVIKREWRSDAKEEPAEVIDAWELMEGLADETPVSSPLKRSPKPHPSTHASIVSPSPKSWKTRRESGKENTEPRRDSARWDLDPNRILRPFSSSDNARRAGLASSLTPRKKLGRDSGGGSVSRRSLGPVFDPDLLASLEREHVEEGEQMKKMVTLARDSSVLLQYYEEKCPPGGQNSVVIYTTTLRGIRKTFEDCNAVRSTLESHRVRVMERDISMDSGYRAELRTLMGGAREVKVPAVFVKGRLLGGAAELAKLEEDGALGPLLQGIPRAATACEGCGGVSFVVCVDCSGSCRVLDEEEKKMVKCGKCNENGLRHCPMCC; encoded by the coding sequence ATGGGTTGCGTCTCCTCCAAACTGCTCGTGAGGGAGGACGATGAAGAAGCCAACCACGTCGTCTTCCTCACCTCCACCACCTACGGCGTCCTCAACCTCGATCGCAATGAAGCCGGTGGGAAGAGGgaggatgatgaagaagaaggacGGGAAGTCATTAAGAGGGAATGGAGGAGTGACGCGAAGGAAGAGCCAGCGGAGGTCATCGACGCATGGGAACTCATGGAGGGCCTCGCCGACGAGACGCCGGTTTCGTCCCCGCTTAAGAGATCCCCAAAGCCTCACCCTTCGACGCACGCTTCCATCGTATCGCCGTCTCCCAAgagttggaagactagaagagAGTCGGGGAAAGAGAACACGGAGCCGCGGCGGGACTCGGCGAGGTGGGATCTCGACCCGAATCGGATCTTGAGGCCCTTCAGTTCCTCGGATAACGCGAGGCGGGCCGGACTCGCTTCGTCGTTGACTCCGCGCAAGAAGCTTGGGAGGGATTCCGGCGGCGGCTCTGTGTCCAGGAGGAGCCTTGGCCCGGTCTTCGACCCCGACCTTCTTGCTTCCCTGGAGAGGGAACACGTGGAGGAGGGCGAGCAGATGAAGAAGATGGTGACCTTGGCCCGCGATTCCAGCGTCTTGCTCCAGTACTACGAGGAGAAGTGCCCGCCCGGCGGGCAGAACTCGGTGGTCATCTACACGACGACGCTGCGGGGAATCAGGAAGACATTCGAGGACTGCAACGCCGTCAGGTCCACGCTCGAGTCTCACCGTGTTCGGGTCATGGAGagggacatctccatggactcggGATACAGAGCGGAGCTGAGGACGCTGATGGGAGGAGCAAGAGAGGTCAAGGTCCCCGCGGTTTTCGTGAAGGGGAGGCTCCTCGGTGGCGCGGCCGAGTTGGCGAAGCTGGAAGAGGATGGGGCGCTGGGGCCGTTGCTGCAGGGGATTCCGAGGGCGGCGACGGCGTGCGAGGGATGCGGAGGGGTGAGTTTTGTGGTGTGTGTGGattgcagtggcagctgcagggtGTTggatgaagaggagaagaagatggtGAAATGTGGGAAGTGCAATGAGAATGGCTTGAGACACTGCCCCATGTGTTGCTGA
- the LOC135610033 gene encoding OVARIAN TUMOR DOMAIN-containing deubiquitinating enzyme 6-like, whose amino-acid sequence MTRIFVQRGSVGSSSNANRPPSNSVPQPSASQAASSSREQDVEKQVLEDQSALNDPREPSESGDDKILKHDDPGASPEVEDGSNVCFEEDRSMHDVSASTVIRQETSEPCVNQKDSVRLCTGSSQIVNGGSYPPPPPAPPPKPFSTNLGSRRTSLGSSNTARISSLRRQSAWPGVSTRSPSESRPSSPRSYGEGEGYNSADEQGPCYASSFDDSERERLFDLEIRRTKGFEVKKMLEDGNCLFRAVADQVYGEPESYDLARQMCLDYMEKERDHFSQFVTEGFTSYCKRKRRDKVYGNNIEIQAFAEMYNRPIHIYSYSTEPINIFQGNYDTDTPPIRLSYHHGNHYNSLVDPLRMTVGVGLGISSLRERNLDKDQVKAAIRAQQDQQIDNALVAEGRFYSDLELTEKEIERMVMEASRAEYLAKDNLKQYPSFRESSTSRAEPSSSVATTGSSRSTLEADGQRVFLPETVPTSSMQTVLSMGFGYMQVIEAYSIFGDDVDSMVCYLLEMRGNRSPLGRNRHKGKAAE is encoded by the exons ATGACTAGAATCTTTGTTCAGCGTGGATCGGTGGGGTCTTCCTCGAATGCCAATCGCCCTCCGTCGAACTCAGTGCCCCAGCCTTCTGCCTCTCAGGCTGCCTCTAGTTCCAGGGAGCAGGATGTAGAAAAACAGGTTCTTGAAGACCAGAGTGCACTAAACGATCCCAGAGAGCCATCAGAGAGTGGTGACGATAAAATATTGAAGCATGATGATCCTGGAGCTTCTCCTGAAGTTGAGGATGGTTCCAATGTTTGTTTTGAAGAGGACAGATCTATGCATGATGTCTCAGCTTCTACAGTTATTAGGCAAGAGACGAGTGAACCTTGTGTGAACCAAAAAGATTCTGTGCGATTATGTACTGGCTCATCCCAGATTGTTAATGGAGGTTCATACCCTCCACCACCTCCAGCCCCACCTCCAAAACCGTTTTCCACAAATTTGGGCTCAAGGAGAACCAGCTTGGGGTCTTCAAACACTGCAAGGATTAGTTCCTTAAGAAGGCAGTCAGCTTGGCCGGGTGTCTCAACACGGTCACCATCAGAATCTCGGCCTTCTTCTCCAAGGTCATATGGTGAAGGGGAAGGTTACAATAGTGCAGATGAACAAGGCCCTTGCTATGCGTCCTCTTTTGATGATTCG GAGAGAGAAAGGCTGTTTGACCTTGAGATACGCCGAACAAAGGGTTTTGAAGTCAAAAAAATGTTGGAGGATGGGAATTGTCTTTTTCGGGCCGTGGCTGACCAAGTTTATGGTGAGCCAGAATCTTATGATCTGGCAAGACAAATGTGCCTGGATTATATG GAAAAAGAGAGGGACCATTTCTCTCAATTTGTAACAGAAGGCTTCACATCGTACTGCAAGCGGAAAAGGCGAGACAAG GTCTATGGAAACAACATTGAGATCCAGGCATTTGCTGAAATGTACAATCGTCCTATACATATATATTCTTATAGCACAG AACCTATTAATATCTTCCAGGGAAATTATGACACTGACACACCTCCAATTCGATTAAGTTACCATCACGGTAACCATTACAACTCACTTGTTGATCCACTCAGGATGACAGTTGGTGTAGGCCTTGGGATTAGCAGTCTTCGAGAG AGAAACCTTGATAAGGACCAGGTGAAGGCTGCCATTAGAGCCCAGCAGGACCAGCAAATTGACAAT GCACTTGTGGCTGAGGGACGTTTTTACTCTGATCTTGAACTGACAGAGAAGGAAATTGAGCGGATGGTGATGGAGGCTTCACGGGCCGAATATTTAGCCAAGGACAACCTGAAGCAGTATCCTTCGTTCCGAGAGTCCTCCACGTCTAGGGCGGAACCATCATCCTCTGTGGCAA CAACAGGGTCGTCTCGATCTACACTGGAGGCTGATGGCCAGAGAGTCTTTTTGCCAGAGACGGTGCCCACCAGCAGCATGCAGACGGTTCTGTCGATGGGTTTCGGTTACATGCAGGTCATCGAAGCATACAGCATTTTTGGTGATGATGTGGATTCCATGGTGTGCTACCTGCTGGAGATGCGAGGCAACAGGTCTCCCCTTGGCAGGAATAGACATAAAGGGAAAGCAGCAGAGTGA